One Mycobacteroides abscessus ATCC 19977 genomic window carries:
- the tsaB gene encoding tRNA (adenosine(37)-N6)-threonylcarbamoyltransferase complex dimerization subunit type 1 TsaB yields MTLILALDTATAAITAGLVRRAPDGSVQPLAERITMGAKGHAEALTPNIGVACADAGVAVGDLGAIVVGCGPGPFTGLRVGMATAAAMGLALDIPVYPVCTLDAIGHGTAGRVLVVTDARRREVYWAGYSDGVRVSGPAVDAPADVSLDGYTQVAGSPDHTTLFDLPAVDRHYPSPSRLVQVAGWDEPPGALTPLYLRRPDAKEPRR; encoded by the coding sequence GTGACCCTGATACTTGCCCTGGACACAGCGACCGCCGCCATCACGGCGGGCCTGGTGCGGCGCGCGCCCGATGGATCGGTGCAGCCGCTGGCTGAACGAATCACCATGGGTGCCAAAGGGCATGCCGAGGCGCTCACGCCGAACATCGGGGTGGCATGTGCCGATGCCGGTGTCGCGGTCGGCGACCTCGGTGCGATCGTGGTGGGTTGTGGCCCGGGCCCGTTCACCGGACTGCGCGTCGGCATGGCGACCGCGGCGGCCATGGGTCTGGCGCTGGACATCCCGGTGTATCCCGTGTGCACCCTGGATGCCATCGGCCATGGCACCGCCGGGAGGGTGCTGGTCGTCACCGACGCGCGTCGGCGTGAGGTGTATTGGGCCGGCTATAGCGACGGTGTTCGTGTCAGCGGGCCTGCCGTCGACGCGCCCGCCGACGTGTCGCTGGACGGGTACACCCAGGTCGCCGGATCTCCGGACCATACAACGCTTTTCGATCTTCCGGCGGTGGATCGTCACTACCCGTCGCCGTCCCGCCTGGTGCAGGTGGCGGGGTGGGACGAGCCGCCGGGTGCGTTGACTCCGCTATATCTGCGTCGCCCCGATGCCAAAGAACCCCGCCGATGA
- the tsaE gene encoding tRNA (adenosine(37)-N6)-threonylcarbamoyltransferase complex ATPase subunit type 1 TsaE has translation MIDESGSVALPTAQDTLEFGKRIGQGLAAGDVVVLSGPLGAGKTALTKGIAQGMDVEGPVTSPSYVLARVHEARRPGAPALVHVDVYRLLEHQSADLLGELDSLDLDTDLDDSVVVVEWGEGLAERLSEHHLDIRLERAADSDERTATWHWSRES, from the coding sequence GTGATCGATGAATCGGGAAGCGTGGCACTGCCGACGGCTCAGGACACCTTGGAGTTCGGGAAACGGATCGGTCAAGGCCTTGCGGCGGGCGACGTCGTGGTGCTCAGCGGTCCGCTGGGAGCCGGAAAGACGGCATTGACCAAGGGCATCGCCCAGGGCATGGATGTCGAGGGCCCGGTGACCTCGCCGTCCTACGTATTGGCGCGGGTCCACGAGGCGCGGCGGCCGGGAGCTCCGGCGCTGGTGCATGTGGACGTCTACCGGCTGCTGGAACACCAAAGCGCTGATCTACTGGGCGAACTCGACTCGCTGGATCTGGACACCGATCTGGATGACTCGGTGGTTGTCGTCGAATGGGGAGAAGGCCTGGCCGAGCGGCTCTCGGAACACCATCTGGACATCCGGCTGGAGCGTGCCGCCGACTCCGATGAACGCACCGCAACCTGGCATTGGAGCCGCGAATCGTGA
- the rimI gene encoding ribosomal protein S18-alanine N-acetyltransferase, with protein MTIELKPLRRRDARRCAELEAVLFEGDDPWPESAFLAELASSHIYYLAARDGHTLVGYGGISRLGRHAPEYEIHTIGVDPAYQKQGLGRRLLDALLAHADQDPGPVFLEVRTDNAAAIALYQGAGFETVGLRKRYYPGSGADAFTMKRPAHGEVK; from the coding sequence ATGACCATCGAGCTCAAACCGCTTCGCCGGCGCGACGCCCGCCGGTGCGCCGAACTTGAGGCGGTGCTCTTCGAGGGCGACGACCCCTGGCCGGAGTCGGCCTTCCTCGCCGAGCTCGCCTCATCGCATATCTACTACCTCGCGGCCAGGGACGGACACACGCTGGTGGGATACGGCGGCATTTCCCGGCTGGGGCGTCACGCGCCCGAGTACGAGATTCACACCATCGGTGTGGATCCCGCGTACCAGAAACAGGGCCTGGGACGGCGGCTGTTGGACGCGCTGCTCGCGCACGCCGATCAGGATCCGGGACCCGTCTTTTTGGAGGTACGCACCGATAATGCGGCGGCGATTGCTCTGTACCAGGGCGCCGGGTTTGAGACCGTCGGGCTGCGCAAGCGGTACTACCCCGGCAGCGGTGCCGATGCCTTCACCATGAAGCGTCCCGCACACGGCGAGGTGAAATAG